From Triticum aestivum cultivar Chinese Spring chromosome 4A, IWGSC CS RefSeq v2.1, whole genome shotgun sequence, a single genomic window includes:
- the LOC123082151 gene encoding uncharacterized protein: protein MRPDAGVAGSMASMEWEPKALSLHELKYAREAALYVLRTHSSEDAVRIFTEGLKPVLGVRRDSMADSDEEDDQGDEDYDMFSPYAFLDDDGVYCHQYGRTAAEERDVATAPF from the exons ATGAGGCCCGACGCCGGCGTCGCGGGGAGCATGGCGTCCATGGAGTGGGAGCCCAAGGCGCTGTCCCTCCACGAGCTCAAGTACGCGAGG GAGGCGGCGCTGTACGTCCTGAGAACGCACTCCTCGGAGGACGCCGTCCGAATCTTCACCGAG GGCCTCAAGCCGGTGCTGGGCGTCAGGAGGGACTCCATGGCCGACTCCGACGAGGAGGACGACCAGGGTGACGAGGACTACGACATGTTCAGTCCCTACGCGTTTCTTGACGATGACGGTGTCTACTGCCACCAGTATGGGCGCACCGCCGCCGAGGAACGAGATGTTGCTACCGCACCCTTCTAA